From one Nodosilinea sp. PGN35 genomic stretch:
- a CDS encoding AI-2E family transporter encodes MRTEESQPGATPRSAPQGQSSIWAILSTSMLVRFLLLFASGWATIQLLAYFEVLVVVFVSSTILAFLLNHPARWLSRWVPRGVAAIAIFLLCLVTLGSLSLTLGMAVLSQGQQLVASVQNFSDSVTPWLSGFEQALETLNVPVDLQGLEPQLQNQAVAVLTTGLGLLQSTLANLVLAILIAVVTLFMMLDGAKIWWWLLNHLPIRHKERFNTVLQRNLLGFFWGRLLLSIFFGVSTFVVFLILGVPFPLVLALIAGVFDLIPGIGATLGIGLVALLLLSQSVWLAIQALVVCISLQQVEENLLLPYIMKGSLDINPVVMFFALIVGATVAGVLGLFLAVPIAGVIITWLDIEAMRGNPAGD; translated from the coding sequence ATGAGAACTGAGGAGTCCCAGCCAGGGGCAACCCCAAGATCAGCGCCTCAGGGTCAGTCCTCTATCTGGGCGATTTTGAGTACCAGCATGCTGGTGCGGTTTTTGCTCTTGTTTGCCAGCGGTTGGGCCACCATTCAGCTATTGGCCTATTTCGAAGTACTGGTGGTGGTGTTTGTCAGTTCCACTATTCTGGCGTTCTTGCTCAACCATCCGGCCCGGTGGCTGAGCCGCTGGGTGCCGCGAGGGGTGGCTGCGATCGCGATATTCCTGCTGTGCTTGGTTACCTTGGGGAGTCTGTCTTTGACGCTGGGTATGGCGGTGTTATCCCAGGGGCAGCAGCTAGTCGCCAGCGTCCAAAACTTTTCTGACTCGGTGACACCCTGGCTAAGCGGTTTTGAACAGGCATTAGAAACCCTAAATGTGCCCGTTGACCTCCAGGGGCTAGAGCCCCAGCTGCAAAATCAGGCCGTGGCGGTTCTGACAACGGGGCTAGGGCTGCTGCAATCGACGCTGGCCAACCTGGTACTGGCCATTCTAATCGCCGTAGTCACCCTATTTATGATGCTGGATGGAGCCAAAATCTGGTGGTGGCTGCTCAACCACCTTCCCATTCGCCACAAAGAACGGTTTAACACCGTACTGCAGCGCAATTTGCTGGGCTTCTTTTGGGGACGACTGCTGCTGTCGATCTTTTTTGGGGTGTCTACCTTTGTGGTGTTTTTAATTCTAGGGGTGCCCTTTCCCCTCGTACTGGCTCTCATTGCTGGCGTGTTTGACCTGATTCCCGGCATTGGGGCCACTCTAGGCATAGGGTTAGTGGCACTGTTGCTGCTCTCCCAGAGTGTGTGGTTGGCGATTCAAGCGCTGGTGGTATGCATCAGCCTGCAACAGGTTGAAGAAAACCTGCTGCTGCCGTACATCATGAAGGGCTCGCTGGACATCAACCCAGTAGTGATGTTCTTTGCGCTGATTGTGGGGGCTACCGTAGCGGGTGTGCTGGGCCTATTTCTGGCGGTGCCCATCGCTGGAGTAATTATTACCTGGCTTGACATAGAAGCCATGCGGGGCAACCCAGCCGGCGACTAA
- a CDS encoding geranylgeranyl reductase family protein: protein MYDCIVVGAGPAGATAAYHLSKAGHQVLLLDAAKLPRYKPCGGGVSPQVAQWFDFDFSPAISVKVCKVRYTFNMADPIEAELPAEKALWMVRRDEFDHFIVQQAQQQGATLWDETKAQSLESQADCWQVNTSRGPVQGRFLIAADGARGVMAKWLGFPQRRYKLAAALEAEPRLAVPDEPVVHFDLGLMQQGYLWNFPKADGYSIGGGVFRSGNQRKQDLRSPVADYAAAFNIDASTVQHFGHPIFIWDGFQDLHTHRAVLAGEAACVVDPFTAEGIRPSIFSGLKAAAAIGAALQGDQSSTQNHAALAAYSQVMNTEWGEEMRWARRIARLVYGAPALAYRAGVKRPSSTLTMVRVFCGEVSYGEVAHRAIQRLSGGLLS from the coding sequence ATGTATGACTGCATTGTTGTTGGGGCAGGCCCCGCCGGAGCCACCGCCGCCTACCACCTGAGCAAAGCCGGCCACCAGGTACTGCTGCTCGATGCCGCCAAGCTGCCCCGGTACAAGCCCTGCGGCGGCGGCGTCTCCCCCCAGGTGGCCCAATGGTTTGATTTTGACTTTTCCCCCGCCATTTCTGTGAAGGTGTGCAAGGTGCGCTACACCTTCAACATGGCCGACCCCATCGAAGCCGAACTGCCCGCCGAAAAAGCTCTGTGGATGGTGCGGCGCGACGAGTTTGACCACTTTATCGTGCAGCAGGCCCAGCAACAAGGTGCTACCCTCTGGGACGAGACTAAAGCCCAAAGCCTTGAAAGCCAAGCAGATTGCTGGCAGGTCAACACCAGTCGGGGGCCGGTGCAGGGCCGGTTTTTAATCGCGGCGGACGGAGCGCGGGGGGTGATGGCCAAGTGGCTTGGCTTTCCCCAACGCCGGTACAAACTAGCCGCGGCCCTGGAGGCTGAGCCTCGGCTAGCGGTACCCGACGAACCGGTGGTGCACTTCGACCTGGGCCTGATGCAGCAGGGCTACCTGTGGAACTTCCCCAAGGCCGATGGCTATTCTATTGGCGGGGGCGTGTTTCGCTCTGGCAATCAGCGCAAACAAGACCTGCGCTCTCCGGTAGCCGACTATGCTGCCGCCTTCAACATAGATGCCAGCACTGTTCAACACTTTGGCCATCCCATCTTTATCTGGGATGGGTTTCAGGATTTACATACCCATAGGGCCGTGCTGGCAGGCGAGGCCGCCTGCGTAGTCGATCCGTTTACCGCAGAGGGAATTCGCCCGTCTATTTTTAGCGGCCTAAAGGCGGCAGCGGCGATCGGCGCTGCGCTGCAAGGCGACCAATCCTCCACCCAGAACCATGCCGCCCTCGCCGCCTACAGCCAGGTCATGAATACAGAATGGGGAGAAGAAATGCGCTGGGCCAGACGCATTGCTCGCTTAGTCTACGGTGCTCCAGCTTTGGCCTACCGGGCTGGGGTTAAGCGCCCTTCCAGCACCCTGACTATGGTTAGAGTATTCTGTGGCGAAGTCAGCTACGGTGAGGTCGCTCACAGAGCCATTCAAAGGCTCAGCGGTGGCCTACTGTCCTAG
- a CDS encoding homogentisate phytyltransferase, protein MSNAAPPNSTLPPGNRLRFTQAPLPWLYALWKFWRPHTVIGTSLSVVGIAAIVLAGLEPGNAPALAELLGLVGIAGVACLLGNLYIVGLNQLEDIAIDRINKPHLPLAAGEFSPTDGRWIVGLAGLGAVGVAVVGGPWLLATVGLSLIVGTAYSLPPVRLKRFPFWASVCILTVRGTIVNLGLFLHFSDRLALPLSIPGRVWALTVFILLFSIAIALFKDIPDIEGDRRYGISTLSLKLGQRTVFNLALGILTACYLGIALVAPWLVGVNRPFLAGSHLLVLVLLWWVSRRVPHPSQVGIAPKNLAYPRFYQFIWKLFFLQYLMFPLACWLA, encoded by the coding sequence ATGTCTAACGCTGCCCCCCCCAATTCCACCCTGCCCCCCGGCAACCGATTGCGCTTTACCCAAGCTCCCTTGCCCTGGCTCTACGCCCTGTGGAAATTTTGGCGGCCCCATACCGTCATTGGCACCAGTTTGAGCGTTGTCGGCATTGCCGCCATTGTGCTAGCTGGGTTAGAGCCTGGGAACGCCCCCGCCTTGGCTGAGCTGCTGGGTTTAGTCGGCATCGCTGGGGTTGCCTGCTTGCTGGGCAATCTCTACATTGTGGGGCTGAACCAGCTGGAAGACATTGCCATCGATCGCATCAACAAACCCCACCTTCCCCTCGCCGCCGGAGAGTTCTCCCCTACCGATGGCCGCTGGATCGTGGGCCTGGCTGGCCTAGGGGCCGTTGGGGTAGCAGTCGTGGGGGGCCCCTGGCTGCTGGCAACCGTGGGCCTCAGCCTGATCGTCGGCACCGCCTACTCGCTGCCTCCGGTACGGCTGAAGCGGTTTCCATTTTGGGCTTCGGTGTGCATTTTGACGGTGCGGGGCACCATTGTAAATCTAGGGCTGTTTCTGCACTTCAGCGATCGCCTGGCCCTTCCCCTCAGCATACCTGGGCGGGTTTGGGCGCTCACGGTGTTCATTCTGCTGTTTAGCATCGCCATCGCCCTCTTCAAAGATATTCCCGACATCGAGGGCGATCGCCGCTACGGCATCAGCACCCTGTCGCTCAAACTGGGGCAGCGCACCGTATTTAACCTGGCCCTGGGAATTCTCACCGCCTGCTACCTCGGCATAGCGCTAGTCGCTCCCTGGTTGGTCGGCGTCAACCGACCATTTTTAGCCGGATCACACCTGCTGGTGCTGGTTCTCCTGTGGTGGGTGAGTCGCCGAGTGCCCCACCCCAGCCAGGTCGGCATTGCCCCTAAAAACCTCGCTTACCCCAGGTTTTACCAGTTCATCTGGAAGCTATTTTTTCTGCAATACCTGATGTTTCCCCTGGCCTGCTGGCTGGCCTAG
- a CDS encoding 1-acyl-sn-glycerol-3-phosphate acyltransferase, with product MSRDREPPVNLLWYHLFKWSVVSPMLGLYFRGRVYGTEQVPKTGGLVVVANHASDFDPPLLSAAVRRPVSYMAKEELFKVPVLSQAIRLYGAYPVKRGSADRSAIRAALQQLEQGWAVGVFLQGTRTPDGRIPDPKIGAALIAAKAQVPLLPVSLWGTQRIFTKGSSIPRPTPLTIRIGTPIAPPPSTARDGLEIITTQCATEIHRLHDLGR from the coding sequence ATGAGCCGCGATCGCGAACCCCCTGTCAACCTGCTGTGGTACCACCTGTTCAAATGGTCGGTGGTCAGCCCCATGCTGGGCCTGTATTTTCGCGGCCGGGTCTACGGCACAGAGCAGGTGCCCAAAACCGGGGGGTTGGTGGTAGTCGCCAACCACGCCAGCGACTTTGACCCGCCGCTGCTGTCTGCCGCCGTGCGTCGCCCCGTTTCTTATATGGCCAAAGAAGAGCTGTTTAAGGTGCCCGTGCTCAGCCAGGCCATTCGCCTCTACGGAGCCTATCCGGTCAAGCGGGGCAGCGCCGATCGCAGCGCCATTCGCGCCGCCCTCCAGCAGCTAGAGCAGGGCTGGGCAGTGGGCGTTTTTCTCCAGGGCACCCGCACCCCCGATGGCCGCATTCCTGACCCCAAAATTGGCGCGGCGCTAATTGCGGCCAAGGCCCAGGTACCGCTGCTGCCCGTCAGCCTTTGGGGTACCCAGCGCATTTTCACCAAGGGGTCGTCCATACCCCGCCCCACCCCCCTGACCATTCGCATCGGTACCCCCATCGCCCCGCCTCCCTCCACCGCCCGCGACGGGTTAGAAATCATCACCACCCAGTGCGCCACCGAAATTCACCGCCTCCACGATCTGGGTCGTTAA
- a CDS encoding type II secretion system F family protein, with product MPTYVAIGRDTSGAQRKERISAETPNEARNLLKDQGLFVMDLKEEAGFNIDMESIKTSMTKVTVKDKAIFSRQFAALVNAGVALVRGLGVLAEDCSNPKLKQALMAINADVQQGTSLSDAMRKHPACFDNLYVALIQAGEVGGVLDEVLNRLAKLLEDLARLQNQIKSAMAYPVTVGFLAVIIFVGMTVFLLPIFADMFEDLGADLPVFTQVMMMISRFLRQPLNWVFMVAAISALSFAYRRYYATLNGRRVIDRISLKMPLFGDLIQKTATARFCRTFGSLSKSGVPILTALEIVRDTAGNQVIAEAVDEARKDVQGGGMISLALQKHAVFPSMAVQMISIGEETGELDSMLMKVADFYEDEVEQAVKALTSVMEPIMIMVLGGMVGSILISMYLPMFKIMEAIG from the coding sequence ATGCCTACCTACGTTGCCATTGGTCGCGATACCAGCGGGGCCCAGCGCAAAGAGCGTATTTCCGCTGAGACTCCTAACGAAGCCCGCAATCTCCTGAAAGATCAGGGCCTCTTTGTGATGGATCTGAAGGAGGAAGCCGGGTTTAACATTGATATGGAGAGTATAAAAACCTCCATGACGAAGGTGACGGTGAAGGATAAAGCCATCTTCTCCCGTCAGTTTGCGGCCCTGGTGAATGCAGGGGTGGCCCTGGTGAGAGGGCTAGGGGTGCTGGCCGAGGACTGTTCTAACCCAAAGCTCAAGCAGGCGTTGATGGCAATCAACGCTGATGTGCAGCAGGGCACCAGCCTGTCGGATGCTATGCGAAAGCATCCGGCCTGTTTTGACAACCTCTACGTGGCGCTGATCCAGGCCGGTGAGGTGGGTGGGGTACTCGATGAGGTGCTCAATCGATTGGCCAAACTGCTGGAAGATTTGGCCCGATTGCAGAACCAGATTAAGTCGGCTATGGCTTATCCGGTAACGGTGGGCTTTTTGGCGGTGATTATTTTTGTCGGTATGACAGTATTCTTGCTGCCAATCTTTGCCGATATGTTTGAGGATTTGGGGGCTGACCTGCCGGTCTTTACCCAGGTCATGATGATGATCAGCCGATTTTTGCGCCAGCCTTTGAACTGGGTGTTTATGGTGGCGGCGATATCGGCGTTATCCTTTGCCTACAGGCGGTACTATGCCACCCTCAACGGACGGCGGGTGATCGACCGCATATCCCTTAAAATGCCCCTGTTTGGCGATCTGATTCAAAAAACGGCCACCGCTCGTTTCTGCCGCACCTTTGGTTCGCTATCAAAGTCTGGGGTGCCAATTCTAACAGCGTTGGAAATTGTGCGGGACACAGCGGGGAATCAGGTAATTGCTGAGGCGGTGGATGAGGCCCGCAAAGATGTGCAGGGGGGCGGCATGATCAGTCTTGCCCTCCAAAAACACGCGGTATTTCCCAGTATGGCGGTGCAGATGATCAGCATTGGGGAAGAAACCGGGGAACTGGACTCGATGCTGATGAAAGTGGCTGACTTTTACGAGGACGAGGTAGAGCAGGCGGTGAAGGCTCTGACCAGCGTGATGGAGCCGATTATGATTATGGTGCTGGGGGGTATGGTGGGTTCGATTCTGATATCGATGTACCTGCCAATGTTCAAGATCATGGAGGCGATTGGGTAA
- a CDS encoding DUF2288 domain-containing protein, with protein MSQDLKQELTDMLAPADWAWISPHANRGAVVVVDPQLNLVEVGVAIATDNTAAVNRWIAEALITKPSPLQLEAWDQSAKKQFQSLIVQPFVLVQESSAHEN; from the coding sequence ATGTCCCAAGACCTTAAGCAAGAACTGACCGATATGCTCGCCCCCGCCGACTGGGCCTGGATTAGCCCCCACGCTAACCGGGGGGCGGTTGTAGTAGTCGATCCCCAGTTAAATCTAGTCGAGGTGGGGGTGGCGATCGCCACTGACAATACCGCCGCCGTCAACCGCTGGATTGCCGAAGCCCTGATCACCAAACCCTCCCCTCTACAGCTTGAGGCGTGGGATCAAAGCGCCAAAAAGCAATTTCAGTCTTTGATTGTGCAACCCTTCGTGCTCGTACAAGAATCTTCCGCCCATGAGAACTGA
- a CDS encoding type IV pilus twitching motility protein PilT, producing MELMIEDLMEEVIERGGSDLHLSAGLPPYIRISGKLTPTEHEPMTAESCQRLIFSMLNNTQRKHLEQNWELDCSYGVKGLARFRVNVYKDRGTYAACLRALSSKIPTMEALGLPNIVRELSEKPRGLILVTGPTGSGKSTTLASMINNINLTRPEHILTVEDPIEFVYEPIKSLIHQRQIGEDTKSFANALRAALREDPDVILVGEMRDLETISLAISAAETGHLVFGTLHTSSAAQTVDRMIDVFPPEQQQQIRVQLSGSLVAVLSQTLVPKANPKPGEFGRIMAQEIMVITPAIANMIREGKTPQIYGAIQTGGKLAMQTLEKVLADLYKAGTISFEAAMSKTSRPDELQRLIGGAPAPNAAARQGAAAGRH from the coding sequence ATGGAATTGATGATCGAAGACTTGATGGAAGAGGTGATTGAGCGGGGCGGCTCTGACTTGCACCTGTCCGCAGGCCTGCCCCCTTATATCCGCATTAGCGGCAAACTCACTCCCACCGAGCACGAGCCGATGACCGCTGAGTCCTGCCAGCGGCTGATCTTCAGCATGCTCAACAACACTCAGCGCAAACACCTGGAGCAGAACTGGGAGCTGGACTGCTCCTATGGGGTCAAAGGGTTAGCCCGCTTTCGGGTAAACGTTTACAAAGATCGCGGCACCTACGCCGCCTGTCTACGGGCGTTGAGCTCCAAAATTCCAACGATGGAAGCGCTGGGTCTACCCAATATCGTGCGCGAGCTGTCAGAAAAGCCCCGGGGCCTCATTCTAGTTACCGGGCCTACCGGGTCGGGAAAATCTACGACCCTGGCTTCGATGATCAACAACATCAACCTGACTCGGCCCGAGCACATTCTCACCGTCGAAGACCCGATTGAATTTGTCTACGAGCCCATCAAAAGCCTGATTCACCAGCGCCAGATTGGAGAAGACACCAAGAGTTTTGCCAACGCCCTGCGCGCCGCCCTGCGGGAAGATCCCGATGTCATTCTGGTGGGCGAAATGCGTGACCTTGAAACCATCTCGCTGGCGATTTCAGCGGCAGAAACGGGGCACTTGGTGTTTGGTACCCTGCACACCAGCTCAGCGGCCCAGACCGTCGACCGGATGATTGACGTGTTTCCTCCAGAGCAGCAGCAGCAGATTCGGGTGCAGCTGTCGGGCTCCCTGGTAGCGGTGCTCAGCCAGACCCTGGTGCCCAAGGCCAATCCGAAACCCGGTGAGTTTGGCCGGATCATGGCCCAAGAAATCATGGTGATTACCCCAGCCATCGCCAACATGATTCGGGAGGGCAAAACCCCTCAAATCTACGGTGCCATTCAAACCGGTGGCAAGCTGGCAATGCAAACCCTGGAGAAGGTTTTGGCCGATCTCTACAAGGCTGGCACAATTTCTTTTGAGGCAGCTATGTCTAAGACCTCCCGCCCCGATGAGCTACAGCGCTTAATAGGAGGAGCCCCGGCTCCCAACGCTGCCGCCCGTCAGGGGGCCGCTGCCGGTCGCCACTAG
- the fabD gene encoding ACP S-malonyltransferase → MAKAAWVFPGQGSQAVGMGTDLATVALAQARFAAAEALLGWSVLDVVQAADDKVSNTLYTQPCLYVVESILVDLLKERGGQPAIVAGHSLGEYVALYAAGVFDFAAGLALVQRRAELMAQASDGMMAALLGFDGDELAAKLEATPGVVLANDNNPGQVVISGTPEAVTTVMESVKAKRAVKLNVSGAFHSPLMADAAATFQAVLEPIPFATAQVPVLSNVDPTPATDGSVLKQRLVQQMTGSVRWREITLALPELGIDTVVEVGPGNVLTGLTKRTCKELVLVNVGNLEQVAALTS, encoded by the coding sequence ATGGCAAAGGCAGCGTGGGTGTTTCCTGGGCAGGGTTCCCAGGCAGTCGGCATGGGGACAGACCTGGCCACCGTAGCCCTGGCTCAGGCGCGCTTTGCCGCAGCCGAGGCCCTCCTGGGCTGGTCGGTGCTCGATGTGGTGCAGGCCGCTGATGACAAGGTTTCAAATACCCTCTATACCCAGCCCTGCCTGTACGTCGTTGAGAGCATTCTGGTGGATTTGCTCAAGGAGCGGGGCGGTCAGCCAGCGATCGTGGCTGGTCACAGCCTGGGCGAATACGTCGCCCTCTACGCCGCTGGGGTGTTCGATTTTGCCGCTGGTCTGGCCCTGGTGCAGCGCCGTGCCGAGCTGATGGCCCAGGCCTCTGACGGCATGATGGCCGCCCTGCTGGGCTTCGACGGCGATGAGTTGGCCGCCAAGCTTGAAGCCACCCCGGGGGTCGTGCTGGCCAACGACAACAACCCTGGGCAGGTGGTGATCTCGGGCACTCCAGAGGCCGTCACCACCGTGATGGAAAGCGTGAAAGCGAAGCGGGCCGTGAAGCTCAACGTCAGCGGGGCTTTTCACTCGCCGCTAATGGCCGATGCCGCCGCTACGTTTCAGGCAGTCTTAGAGCCCATCCCCTTCGCCACGGCCCAGGTGCCGGTGCTCTCTAACGTAGACCCCACTCCCGCCACCGATGGCTCGGTGCTGAAGCAGCGGCTAGTCCAGCAGATGACGGGCTCGGTGCGCTGGCGCGAAATCACCCTGGCGCTGCCGGAGCTGGGCATTGATACGGTGGTCGAAGTTGGGCCGGGGAACGTGCTCACCGGGTTGACCAAGCGCACCTGCAAAGAGCTAGTGCTGGTAAATGTCGGCAATCTGGAGCAGGTGGCTGCGCTAACTAGCTAA
- a CDS encoding GspE/PulE family protein, translating into MTNSSSSRRALVLQRSFSPFGNKLIQAGYVDSEQMQKALAESRKSGQSLTDVLESLTGQQLSPELLRQYKKQQLFELKILYGVESLDPELNDISPAQIGHLIDTLVPVDICRRHRLVPLSKDQDEPPSVLVAMVDPENLEAQDDLNRILRAQSLSLRRMVITVEDYQRLMSTYLDDAVAKQKKEELDAAVDVNTSLEELDFGEGSLEDVIDEEADLGMALKDAGAAPVIALVNKILAKALQEGVSDIHVEPQEEFLRVRFRKDGVLKEALPKMPKKIIPAVTARFKIIAELDIAERRAPQDGRIRRVFQGRKVDFRVNTLPSRCGEKVVLRILDNSATQLGLDKLITDPDSLRIVQEMASRPFGLLLVTGPTGSGKTTTLYSVLSERNDPGINISTAEDPIEYTLPGLTQVQVIREKGMDFASILRAFLRQDPDVILVGETRDRETAKTAIEAALTGHLVLTTLHTNDAAGAIARLDEMGVESFMVSSALIGVLAQRLVRRVCTDCRIPYNPTPEELAHFGLSTSSESDITFYKANVLTVEELTAAKDANTLCPKCQGGGYKGRVGVYEVLRVTERLQRLISEGAPTELIKEAAVEEGMQTLLSYSLDLVRQGYTTLDEVERVTFTDTGLESELKAKRKASLTCDCCAAELQQEWLDCPYCLTPRFHD; encoded by the coding sequence ATGACTAATTCCTCCTCCTCCCGGCGAGCTCTGGTACTTCAGCGGAGTTTTTCGCCCTTCGGCAACAAGCTCATTCAAGCGGGCTACGTCGACTCCGAGCAGATGCAGAAGGCCCTGGCGGAGAGCCGCAAAAGCGGACAGTCGCTGACCGATGTACTCGAGTCTCTCACCGGGCAGCAGCTCTCCCCTGAGCTGCTGCGCCAGTACAAAAAACAGCAGCTCTTTGAGCTTAAAATTCTCTACGGAGTTGAATCTCTCGACCCCGAGCTCAACGACATCTCTCCGGCCCAAATTGGGCATCTGATCGATACTCTGGTGCCCGTTGATATCTGCCGCCGCCATCGCCTGGTGCCCCTCTCCAAAGATCAAGATGAGCCCCCCTCCGTGCTCGTCGCCATGGTCGATCCCGAAAACCTAGAGGCCCAGGACGATCTCAACCGTATTTTGCGGGCCCAAAGCCTTTCGCTGCGGCGCATGGTGATCACCGTCGAAGATTACCAGCGGCTGATGTCTACCTACCTAGACGATGCCGTCGCCAAGCAAAAGAAAGAAGAGCTGGATGCCGCTGTTGACGTCAACACCAGCCTCGAAGAACTCGATTTCGGCGAAGGCAGTCTAGAGGACGTCATCGACGAAGAGGCCGACTTGGGCATGGCCCTCAAGGATGCCGGTGCGGCCCCGGTCATTGCCCTGGTCAACAAAATTTTGGCCAAAGCCCTGCAAGAGGGTGTCTCCGACATCCATGTTGAACCCCAAGAAGAGTTTCTGCGAGTGCGTTTTCGCAAGGATGGGGTGCTCAAAGAAGCCCTGCCGAAAATGCCTAAAAAGATTATTCCAGCCGTCACCGCCCGCTTCAAAATTATTGCCGAGCTAGATATCGCCGAGCGCCGAGCGCCCCAGGATGGCCGCATTCGACGGGTGTTTCAGGGCCGCAAAGTCGATTTTCGCGTGAACACCCTGCCCAGCCGCTGCGGGGAGAAGGTGGTACTGCGAATCCTAGACAACTCGGCTACCCAGCTAGGTCTGGATAAACTGATCACCGATCCTGACTCGCTGCGGATTGTGCAGGAAATGGCCTCGCGCCCCTTTGGCCTGCTGCTGGTGACTGGGCCTACCGGTTCGGGTAAAACCACCACTCTGTATTCGGTGCTGTCGGAGCGCAATGACCCTGGCATCAATATCAGTACCGCCGAAGACCCCATTGAATACACCCTGCCTGGGCTCACCCAGGTGCAGGTGATTCGCGAAAAGGGTATGGATTTTGCGTCAATTTTGCGCGCTTTCCTGCGTCAAGATCCAGACGTTATTCTGGTGGGCGAAACTCGCGATCGCGAAACCGCTAAGACAGCCATCGAAGCGGCTTTAACCGGTCACCTGGTGCTCACCACCCTGCACACCAACGATGCCGCCGGGGCGATCGCCCGCCTCGATGAGATGGGGGTCGAGTCATTCATGGTTTCTAGCGCCCTGATTGGCGTGCTGGCTCAGCGCCTTGTGCGCCGGGTGTGCACCGACTGCCGCATTCCCTACAATCCCACCCCTGAGGAGCTGGCTCACTTTGGTCTCAGTACTTCCTCTGAGTCAGACATTACCTTCTACAAAGCCAATGTGCTCACCGTAGAAGAACTCACCGCCGCTAAAGATGCCAATACCCTCTGCCCCAAGTGCCAGGGCGGCGGCTACAAGGGGCGAGTTGGGGTATACGAAGTTCTGCGGGTTACCGAGCGGCTGCAAAGGTTGATTTCTGAAGGGGCACCCACTGAACTAATTAAAGAAGCGGCGGTGGAAGAGGGGATGCAGACCCTACTGTCCTACAGCCTCGATCTGGTGCGCCAGGGGTATACTACTCTCGACGAAGTCGAGCGGGTAACCTTTACCGATACCGGCCTAGAGTCAGAGCTGAAGGCTAAGCGCAAGGCCTCTCTGACCTGTGACTGCTGTGCAGCCGAGCTTCAGCAAGAGTGGCTTGACTGTCCCTATTGTCTAACCCCCCGATTCCACGACTAG
- a CDS encoding beta-ketoacyl-ACP synthase III — protein sequence MPGVSLVGSGSACLTVRLTNDDLSQRVDTSDDWIATRTGIRQRHVATPQDSLASLAAEAARNALAMAEVSAAEVDLIVLATSTPDDLFGSACQVQQALGATRAVAFDLTAACSGFVFALVTAAQYLRTGVFKTVVVVGADMLSRWTDWDDRTTCVLFGDGAGAVVLRAAERDRLLGFELCSDGTLNHCLNLAYQAQPDSLVGDITVQKGGFAPITMNGREVYKFAVNRVPEVIEKALFRASLATSDIDWLVLHQANQRILDAVANRLSVPAERVVSNMARHGNTSAASIPIALDEAVRAGNIKAGDVIATAGFGAGLTWGAAILEWG from the coding sequence ATGCCCGGTGTGTCACTGGTGGGCAGCGGTTCGGCCTGCCTGACCGTACGCCTCACCAACGACGATCTCAGCCAGCGCGTTGACACCTCAGACGACTGGATTGCCACCCGCACCGGCATTCGCCAGCGCCACGTAGCAACGCCTCAGGATTCCCTCGCCTCTCTGGCTGCGGAGGCAGCCCGCAATGCGCTGGCCATGGCCGAGGTAAGCGCCGCAGAGGTTGATTTAATTGTGCTGGCTACCTCTACCCCCGACGATTTGTTTGGCAGCGCCTGCCAGGTGCAGCAGGCGCTGGGGGCAACCCGCGCTGTGGCCTTTGACCTCACCGCCGCCTGCTCAGGGTTTGTATTTGCCCTGGTGACGGCAGCCCAATACCTTCGCACTGGGGTATTTAAGACCGTAGTGGTGGTGGGGGCCGATATGCTCTCTCGCTGGACGGACTGGGACGATCGCACCACCTGCGTGCTGTTTGGCGATGGGGCCGGGGCGGTGGTGCTGCGGGCAGCGGAGCGCGATCGCCTGCTCGGCTTTGAGCTGTGCAGCGATGGCACCCTCAACCACTGCCTCAATTTGGCTTACCAAGCTCAGCCAGATTCCCTAGTTGGAGACATTACCGTGCAAAAGGGCGGCTTTGCCCCCATCACTATGAACGGGCGCGAGGTCTATAAGTTTGCCGTCAATCGCGTGCCTGAGGTGATCGAAAAAGCTCTCTTTCGCGCCAGCCTGGCGACCAGCGACATCGACTGGCTGGTGCTGCACCAGGCCAACCAGCGTATTCTCGACGCCGTGGCCAATCGCCTCAGCGTCCCCGCCGAGCGAGTGGTCAGCAATATGGCCCGCCACGGCAACACCTCTGCCGCCTCAATTCCCATCGCCCTGGACGAAGCCGTACGGGCGGGCAACATCAAAGCTGGCGATGTGATCGCCACCGCTGGCTTTGGGGCCGGACTGACCTGGGGTGCCGCCATCCTTGAGTGGGGCTAA